CGGGGTGGGCGACGTGGTGCCGCCGCCGGAAGGAGTCTCGCCGGTGGAGGTACCGGGGGTGGACTTGCCGGAGGCGTCGAAGTTCGCCGCGCCGCCGAAGAGCGAGTAGCCCATGGCGACGACGGTTTCCTTCTCCATGCCCACGGCGCTGGCCGGGACTTCGAGGCGGACCCACTGGCCGGTGGCGGGCAGAGCGCCCGCGTAGTAGCGGCCGACGCCGCTGCCGCGGTCGATCTGGTTGGCGCCCCAGTAGGCGCGGTGTTCCCACGAGGTGTTCGTGGACCAGCTGATCATGATCTCGGCGGGCGGGTTGGCCGGGTCGAGGTACACGTAGGTGAAGAGCTTGTCACCGACCGCGACTGGGAGGGTCGCGCCGGACCAGCCGAACCAGTGCTCGTGGAGGCCGGTGGCGACATCGGAGCGGTGCGACTTGGTGCCGTACTTGGCGAGGTTGCTCACCCAGTTCCAGGTATCGCCATTGGTCGCGAGACCGCCGGCGCCGGAGGGGAGGGCGTCATCGATCCAGACGGTGTCTTTGGCTGTGGTGCTGCCGGAACCAGGGGAAGGCGTGGTGACGATCGGGATGGACGGCGCGCTGGGCAGCCGCTTGCCGGAGGTGTCCCAAGTGACGCCGCCGCCGAAGGCGGAGAAGCCCATGCCGGTGACGGTGGAGGCGTCGAGGCCGACGGCGCTGGCCGGGACCTCGAGCTTGACCCACTGGCCGGTGGCGGGGAGGGCGCCGGCGTAGTAACGACCCGCGCCGGAGCCGCGATCGATCTGATTGGCGCCCCAGTAGGCGCGGTGTTCCCACGACGAGCTGGTGGACCAGCTTAGCATGATCTCGGACGGCGGGTTGGCCGGGTCGAGGTACACGTAGGTGAAGAGCAGATCGCCCTTGGCGACCGCGAGAGGGCTGGCGGACCAGCCGAACCAGTGCTCGTGGAGACCGGTGGCGGCGTCCGAACGGTGCGCCTTGGTGCCGGTGGCGGGAGTGGGCGAGGTCACCCAGTTCCAGGTGTCGCCATTCGTGCCGAGGCCGCCGGCGCCAGCCGGGAGGGCGTCGTCGATCCAGACCGTGGTGCCGGCGGTGGTGCCGGGGATGGTCGGGCCGGTGGAGGGCGTGGGCGAGGTGGTGCCGCCGCCGGTGTCACCGGGGCTCGTGGTGGCGTTGCTCACGGTGACCGTGTAGGCGGCCGCGGTGGCGATATTGCCGGCGGCATCGCGAGCGAGGGCCGTGATCGTGTGCGTGCCATTGCTGAACGACGTCGAGTTGAGCGTCGTCTGGTACGGGGCGCTCGTGAGCTCGGCGCCGAGGTTGGCGCCGTCGAATTTGAACTGCACGCCGGTGACGCCGACGTTGTCGCTGGCGTTGGCGCTGACGGTCACGGCGGTGCCGGACACGGTGGCGCCGTTGCTGGGCGACGTGAGGGAGACCGTCGGGAGGGTGGTGTCAGGCGTCGGGGTCGGCGTGGTGCCGCCGCCGGAAACCGACCAGAAGGCGCCCTGGCTGGCGTTGTAGTAGGAACCGCTGGTGGTGTCCTCGAGCTTCACGGTGCGGACCATGTAGGTGGCGCCGCTCGGAGCGGAGGTGTCGGTGAACAGCGGGTTGGTGACGACGGACGACGTCAGGCGCGTGAACGGGCCGTTGGCGGACGTGGCGCGATAAACGTGGTAACCGACGACGTTGGTGTCGGCGGCGGCGGTCCAATTGAGGGCCACGGCGCTGCCGCTGACGGTGCCGCGGAGGTTGGAGACCGGCATGACCGGGTGCAGGCGCAGGGTCGGGTCGCCCATGAGCGCGATGTGCGTGCGGTGGGCGGCGGTGTTGATCTGGGTCTGGTAGCTGTTGACGTTGTTCTGCGTCAGCTGGGCGACGTAGCCGATGGTTTCACCGGCGCCCATGGGATGGAGGAACCAGTGGGGGCGGCCGGACCAGACGGAGACGAGGCCGGAGTCGGTGGCGAGGGGGGCGCGGAGGAAGTTGTCCTCGTGGTCCCAATCGCCGAGCCAGGAGCCGAAGATCAGGTTGAACACGCCGCGGGTGTTGGCCGTGACGAGATCGTAGGTCGTGCCGGCGTTGTAGAGGCCGCTGTTGCCGATGCCGGAAACGGCGTCGTAGCTGCCGGCGCCGCAGCCGTAGGCGAGGAGGTAATCGTTCTGGGCGGCCTGGGGAATCCAGACGCCGCGCTGATCGTTGTACTCGCGGTTGAGATCGCGGATGTTGGACGCGCCGACGAGCGGAGCGAAGCTGCGGAAGCCGGAGGCGCCGAAGGCCTCGCCGCCGCGGGCACCGAAGTAATCGCCGAGGACGGCGCGGCGGGGCGGGTTGTTGGCGCGGGTACGGAACGCGTGGTCCTTGTTCAGGTACTTGCGCATGAGATCGAGCTCGGTGGGAAAGGAGGCGGCGGCGCCCCATTCCTTGCGGCCCGGCATGTTGGCGAGGTCGACCCGGCCGACCTGCAACTCGACGTTGGATGGGATGTCCGACTGGTCGAACTTGCCGTCGCCGGGGACGTTGCTGATGCGCTTCGCGTCGGCGGGATCGGTGTTGATCGTCTGCGTGTAGTTGACCGAGGAGTCGGTCCAGTCGCCGTCGACATCGCCGTAGAAGACGTCGGCCGGCCAGGCGCCGATGTGATCGGAGTGGCCGTCGGGGTTGAACTGGCCGGAGTAGGGCACGGGGACGTGGCCGAAGAGGAAGACGGACTTCACGTTGGCTGGATCGGCGGCGTAGTCGGCCTTGATGAGGGCCTTGACCGACGCGACCGAGTCATTGCGGCCGACGTCGTGGCGGAGGACGGTCCAGCCGTCGCCGACGAGGTCCTGCTGCAGCCGCGCAAGCTCGGAGGCGAGTGCGGTGGAGAAGGTGTTGTCGACGATCAGGACGACCTTGCCGCGGTTCTCGACGAGGGGCGTCTGGATCCCGGTGCGGATGTAGCCGTAGCCGGTGTACGAGCCCGCCGCCTTGACGATGCGGTACTCGTAGGCGGTGCCGACGGCGACGTTGGTGTCGGTGTACGACGTGGAGCTACCCGCGATCGTGGTGCCGGAACCCCAGGAGGTGTCGTTGGGGGCTTTGCGGTAGATCGTGTAGCTTGAAGGGGTGCCGTTGGTGTCCTGCGGCCAGCTCAAGGTGATCTTGGCGGGCGCGGGCTGGACGGCAGAACTCACCTGGACACTGTAGTCCCAGACGTTTTCCACGGCGTGGGCGGAGGTGAGGCTGAGGGTGATGGCGGTCAGCAGAGCGACCGCGGCACTGAGGAATCGAATCATAGCCCCGCCAGCATGCCCGACTCGCGCAAATGCCTTTATCCGCGCGGGTCTGATAAACCTGTCAGTCTGCGCGCAGGTTCGCTGTCAGTGTCTGTCTGACAAAACGCCCAACCCGCGGGGGGGCGCCGCGGCGCGGGGGCGGTCAAGGGCAGGCGACACGGAGCGAAAACCCGCAAGGTGCTCTGCAGGATCGCGGTCTTTCTCTTACTCTTCCTCTTCCTCTTTCTTTCGATCGGCTGGCCCGTGGGGGCCTGAGGCCCGGTCACAGAATCTGAATCTCGTTACCCCGATGGTATGAACCACGGAGGCACGGAGGTCACAGAGAAGACCGGGCTGGCCGAGTAGGACATCGAGAGAAAGAGTACGAGGAAGAGAAAGAGTAAGCGTCGGATGGAGCGCTGCCTTTTTCCACGCGCGCGCGGCGTCGGCCGGGGTCAGCCCGGCAACGACGTGGCGACGGCGGGGACCTTGGTGGCGGCCGGTGGCGGGGGCGCAACGACCGCAGGGCGGCGGTCGCTGAACCAACGGTCCTTCAGGCGCAGGAAAAAGCGCTCGTACGTGAGGTAGCTGACCGACGCGATCGCGACGCTGAGGAGCGTGCTGCCGAGGAACAGGAGACCGACGGACTCGAGGTGCGCGGCGGCGAGGACGCCGCGCACGGCGCGGATGCACAGCACGTGGAGCAGGTAGATCCCAAAGCTGATGGTGCCGATCCAGGCGACCGGCCGCAGCCGGAGGGCGCGGGCAAAATCGTTGTCCTCGCGCACGACGCAGGTGGCGACGAGGAAGGTGAGCGTCACGGCAACCAGGAGTTCGCCGAAGAAGCCAAGATCGCGTTGGAACCAGAGCGCGACGAGGACGGCGGTCGCGGCGGCCCAGGCGGACCCGCGGCGGCCCGCGAACCGAGCGACGGCGTGGTAGCCCCGCGCGGAGTCGAGCACGTGGGCGAGGATGACGCCGAGCAGGATCGCGGCGGGGACGCTGCTGAGGATCTTGAGCGGGAGCGTCTGGGCGCCGGCCACGTAGGCGAGCCCGGCGAGCTGCGTCACGACGAGCAGGCCGAGCGCGAGGAAGGCGGGGGAGGCGCGACCAAAGCCGCGTTCGACCCACGGCCAGCAAAGGTAGAACTGCTCCTCGGCGGCAAGGGACCAGGCGAAGTAGAAAATCACGCGCCCATCCAGCTCGACGAACCAGTTGGAGGTGAACGTGGCGAAGGCGGGCAGATTGGCGAAGAAGGCCTGGCCGGCGGGGCCGCGTTCGAGATACCATACGAGTCCGACGTAGCCCAGGAGGACGGCGTAGTAGAGCGGCAGGATGCGCAGGGCACGGCGGCACCAGAAGCGCGGCACGTCGAGTGCGCCGCGGCGCTTCGCGCGCAGGAGCAGGGTGGAAATGAGAAACGCGGAGATGACGAAGAACAGGTGCACGCCACGATTGCCCTCGTGGACGAGCCGGGTGGCGGCGGGGAAGGCAGACTCGGACGCGTGGTGCCAGATCACCGCGAGGATGCTGATCGCGCGCAGCCCATCGAGCGACGTGAAGAAGGACGTGCGCGAGAAACGTTCGTAGCCGGCGGCGAGACTCGCGTCGGGGGTCATGCGCGCGAGTTTATGCGCGCGACCGCTCCGTGCCCCAGTGGGTGAGTACCCCGGGGGCCGGGCCGCGCTGCGGCCCGGCCCCCCCGGGAGTGAGAGTGAAAGTGAGAGTGAAAGTGGCCGGAGGCGGGCCAGGGAGTGAAGGATAGTGGCCGGTCTTTCTCTTTCTCGTACTCTTTCTCTTTCTCTTTCTCTCGATCCGACTGCTTCCCTCAATCCCTCAATCCCTCGAGAGAAAGAGGAAGAGTAAGAGAAAGAGGAAGACTGCCCCAGGGCCCTTACCGGGGGAGGAGGGGGGCGGAGTGGAGGGAGTGGGCGGCGCGATAGCCTTCGGTGCACGCCATGGGGAGCAAGTTGAAGTGGAGCCAGCTGCGGATGAAGCGGGCGAACTCGATGCGTTCGCTGGTGGCGGGGGCTTTCACAATGAAGCCGTTCGCGCCGGCGGCGTACGCGCGCTCGATGTCGAGCGGGTGTGACGACGAGGAAAAGATGATCGCGGGGACGCACCGCGTGCCGGGATCGCTGCGCGCCCACTGCAGGACGTCCAGGCCAGTCATGCGCGGCATCTTGAGGTCGAGAATCATCAGGGCGGGCAGGCGGTCGCGGGGACCGGGCGCCTGCTGCAGCTCGGTCAGGTAGTCGACGGCCTCCTGGCCGTCGGAAACGACCTGGAGCGGGTTGGCGATGCCGACCTCGGCGAACGCGCGCTTGAGCAGCAGGACGTCGGTGTCGTCGTCCTCGGCGAGGAGGATCGTGGCTTGTTCGGTCATGCGTCGGCCCGGGGCAGTTCGACCCAGAAGGTGCTGCCGGCGCCCGGGCTGGAGGTCACGCCGACAGTTCCGCCCATGCGCTCAGCGGCCTTGCGTACGATGGCGAGCCCGAGGCCGGTGCCCTCGTAACCCTGGGCGCCCGAGAGGCGGGTAAACACGCTGAAGAGCCGGGACTGGTTCTCGGGCGGGATGCCGATGCCATTGTCCTGGACGGACACGCGCACCCGCCCGTCCTCGGCGGTCGTAAAGACCCTCACGTGCGGCACGGTTCCCGGCTGCACGAACTTCACGGCGTTCTCCAGCAGGTTGGCCATGCACTGCACCAACGACGCGTCGTCGCCCTTGACCGGGGCCATCGGCGTGACGACGGCAACCTCGGCGTTGGGCGGCTGCAGGCCCGGGCGTTCCTCGATGATCTCGCGCACGAGGCGCTCGATTTCGACGCGCTCGAGCCGGATCTCCTGCCGCGAGACGCGGGCGAAAGCAAGGACGTCCTGGATCAGTCGGTCCATTCGGCTCGCGGCGTTGACGACGCGGCGCAGGTAGTCGACGCCCTCGGGGATCTGGTCGCCGTACTCGGTGAGTACGATCTCGCTGAAACCCTGGATGGCGCGAAGGGGCGCGCGCATGTCGTGGGAAAGGCTGTAGGAGAACGACTCGAGTTCGCCCACCATCTCGCGCAGCCGGGCCGTGCGCTCGGCGACGATGCGCTCCAGTTCCTGGGCGTGGGATTGCAGCTTCGCCTGCGCGGCGCGCAGCGCGAATTCGGCCTCCTTTTGCGCGGTGATGTCGCGGGCGATCTGCGAGGCGCCGACGATCGTGCCTTCGCGGTCGCGAATCGGTGAGATGGTGAGCGAAGCGTGGAAGGTGCGGCCATCCTTGCGGAGCCGGATCGTCTCGAAGTGTTCGACCCGCTCGCCGGCCCGGATGCGCGTGAGAATGAGCCGTTCCTCGTCGAGCCGCTCCGGCGGGATGATCCGGGTGATCGACTGGCCCTCCATCTCCGCCGCGGTGTACCCGAAGATCCGCTCGGCGGCCGGGTTCCAGAAGGTGACGACGCTGTTGAGGTCCTTGCCAATGATGGCGTCGTCGGAACCCTCGACGATGGCGGCGAGGCGCTGGGATTGGATCTCCGCCTCATGGCGGGCGGTGACGTCGCGGAAGATCAGGACCACGCCGTGCAGCTCACCATCGGTCGAGCGGATCGGGGCCGCGCTGTCGTCGATGGGCCATTCGCGGCCATTTCGCGCGACGAGGACGGTGTGGTTGGCGAGCCCGACGATGTTGCCCTCGCGAAGCACCCGGCGGACGGGCGAGTCCACGGTGACGCGCGTAAACTCGTTCACGATGCGAAAGACGTTCTCAAGCGGCTGGCCGATTGCTTCTCCCTGCGGCCAGCCCGTGAGCTGCTCGGCGACGGCGTTCATGAACACAACGCGTCCCTCGAGGTCGGTCGAGATCACCGCATCGCCGATACTGGCAAGCGTGACGAGGAACCGTTCCTCGGCGCGTTTTTGCTGTCGCAGGTCCCGCGCCATCTTGGAGACGCCGATGATGGTGCCCTCGGCGTCGCGGATGGGTGAGATGGTGAGCGCCACCGGCACGAGGGCGCCGGATTGCTGGCGTCGGAGGGTTTCCTGTTCCTGGAACGAACCACCCGCTAGCGCGCGGCGCAGCGACTCGGCGGCATCCGCCTCCCGCCCGGGGGGATAGAGAATCGAGATGGGGCGGCCGATCACTTCCGATGCCGGGTAGCCGTAGAGCCGTTCAGCGCTCGGGTTCCAGGAGGTGATGAGCCCGCGGGTGTCCGTGCTGATGATCGCGTCGTGCGAAGACGTGATGATCGCAGCGAGAAAGGCGTCGGATTCGTGGGAGGAACTCGGTGAGTGGTTACGCATCGGCTGCGCGTGCCGCCGCGGACGCACAACTGATTGGCGTCCGGTGCGGGACCGGTGGGAGCGGGCGTTCGGCGGAGGCGCCAAATCTTCGGGCGGAGGCGGCATCGTGCCAGTCCGATCTCGGCGGGAAACTCCCGCTTACGGGGTCGGAAAATACCCGAGGCGGTTACAGTCCGCCCACGGGGACGTTGACGCCGACCGGCACGGCCTGACTGGTGATCGCGCGGGCGCCTTCGTTCACGCCGACGGTGCGGGCGAACGTGGTGAGAATCATATCCACGTATCGGGTGAGCACGCGGTAGGGCGTGTAGGGCACGTACACGATGTCATCGGCGGCGAGCTCGATGTCGGGTGCCTGGCCCAGCATGACGGCCCTGAGGTCGACGATCGCGACCTTGGGTTCGCTCAGGGAGCCGCGCAGGATCGCCACGTGGGTGAGATGGGCGTCCTTGATCGTGCCGCCGGCCTCGGCGACCGCGCGGACGAGGGACAATGGGGAGTCGCTCTCAATGGCGCGCGGCTGGAGGACGGCGCCGAGGACGTGGACGGTCGAGGACGCGCCGGTGGGCAGGTACACGAAATCGTCGGGCTGGAGGTAGATGTTCTGCGAAAGGTCACCCTCACGCAGCAGCCGCGAGAAGTTCACGCGCAGGAGCTGACCCTGGCGAATGACGAAGGCGCGGGAAAGATCGGCGGCCTCGTCGGTGCCCTGGGTGCCGCGGCTGGCGGCGAGGGGCATCGGACCGGCGAGGGAACTCGCGGCGGAGCGCGGGGAGAGGCCGCCGGCCTCGGCGATGGCTTCGAGCAACGTGGTGGGGCCGGCGATCGGGTACACGCCGGGCTTGTTGAGCCGGCCCAGGACCCACACGCGCTGGCTGTTGGCGACGCGGAGCGTGACGGAGACGGGCTGGCGGTCGCGGACGAAACGTTGGAATTCGGATACGATGCGCTCGCGGGCCTCGGGGACGGTGAGGCCCCACACGTCGATTCCGGGCAGCATGTAGAAGTAAATCTTCCCGTCGGGGCCGACCGTCGTGAGGCTGCGGGTGTCGACGTCGCCGAGGACCTGG
The Opitutus sp. ER46 DNA segment above includes these coding regions:
- a CDS encoding response regulator, which encodes MTEQATILLAEDDDTDVLLLKRAFAEVGIANPLQVVSDGQEAVDYLTELQQAPGPRDRLPALMILDLKMPRMTGLDVLQWARSDPGTRCVPAIIFSSSSHPLDIERAYAAGANGFIVKAPATSERIEFARFIRSWLHFNLLPMACTEGYRAAHSLHSAPLLPR
- a CDS encoding acyltransferase, which codes for MTPDASLAAGYERFSRTSFFTSLDGLRAISILAVIWHHASESAFPAATRLVHEGNRGVHLFFVISAFLISTLLLRAKRRGALDVPRFWCRRALRILPLYYAVLLGYVGLVWYLERGPAGQAFFANLPAFATFTSNWFVELDGRVIFYFAWSLAAEEQFYLCWPWVERGFGRASPAFLALGLLVVTQLAGLAYVAGAQTLPLKILSSVPAAILLGVILAHVLDSARGYHAVARFAGRRGSAWAAATAVLVALWFQRDLGFFGELLVAVTLTFLVATCVVREDNDFARALRLRPVAWIGTISFGIYLLHVLCIRAVRGVLAAAHLESVGLLFLGSTLLSVAIASVSYLTYERFFLRLKDRWFSDRRPAVVAPPPPAATKVPAVATSLPG
- a CDS encoding glycoside hydrolase family 9 protein, which translates into the protein MIRFLSAAVALLTAITLSLTSAHAVENVWDYSVQVSSAVQPAPAKITLSWPQDTNGTPSSYTIYRKAPNDTSWGSGTTIAGSSTSYTDTNVAVGTAYEYRIVKAAGSYTGYGYIRTGIQTPLVENRGKVVLIVDNTFSTALASELARLQQDLVGDGWTVLRHDVGRNDSVASVKALIKADYAADPANVKSVFLFGHVPVPYSGQFNPDGHSDHIGAWPADVFYGDVDGDWTDSSVNYTQTINTDPADAKRISNVPGDGKFDQSDIPSNVELQVGRVDLANMPGRKEWGAAASFPTELDLMRKYLNKDHAFRTRANNPPRRAVLGDYFGARGGEAFGASGFRSFAPLVGASNIRDLNREYNDQRGVWIPQAAQNDYLLAYGCGAGSYDAVSGIGNSGLYNAGTTYDLVTANTRGVFNLIFGSWLGDWDHEDNFLRAPLATDSGLVSVWSGRPHWFLHPMGAGETIGYVAQLTQNNVNSYQTQINTAAHRTHIALMGDPTLRLHPVMPVSNLRGTVSGSAVALNWTAAADTNVVGYHVYRATSANGPFTRLTSSVVTNPLFTDTSAPSGATYMVRTVKLEDTTSGSYYNASQGAFWSVSGGGTTPTPTPDTTLPTVSLTSPSNGATVSGTAVTVSANASDNVGVTGVQFKFDGANLGAELTSAPYQTTLNSTSFSNGTHTITALARDAAGNIATAAAYTVTVSNATTSPGDTGGGTTSPTPSTGPTIPGTTAGTTVWIDDALPAGAGGLGTNGDTWNWVTSPTPATGTKAHRSDAATGLHEHWFGWSASPLAVAKGDLLFTYVYLDPANPPSEIMLSWSTSSSWEHRAYWGANQIDRGSGAGRYYAGALPATGQWVKLEVPASAVGLDASTVTGMGFSAFGGGVTWDTSGKRLPSAPSIPIVTTPSPGSGSTTAKDTVWIDDALPSGAGGLATNGDTWNWVSNLAKYGTKSHRSDVATGLHEHWFGWSGATLPVAVGDKLFTYVYLDPANPPAEIMISWSTNTSWEHRAYWGANQIDRGSGVGRYYAGALPATGQWVRLEVPASAVGMEKETVVAMGYSLFGGAANFDASGKSTPGTSTGETPSGGGTTSPTPTTPGPTTSDTVWIDDTLPTGAGGLATNGDTWNWVSSNPTPVSGTKAHRSDLATGLHEHWFGWSGSWLSVATGDKLFAYVYLDPANPPSEIMLSWSTNSSWEHRAYWGANKIDRGSGTGRYYAGALPATGKWVRLEVPASAVGLENEKVVAMGFALFGGAATWDASGKTGSTSSGGDTSPGTPSGGAPSGGDSSSGTPTTTPSTIPTDPNGSDTPLPPSTWGENVLARIPQVGDHELRVLSPTLLELRRVLAKPAEPATFADWNFVDASGNLNAPATSQFAVTSNGQAISVSSVGFRRRAAYAQLNVRDLRVEASLFLKLSAPITEGQTVEVKNPGNALWGSAFTFSSKAEALRFNPAIHVNQEGYVPGFSKKAMVGYYLGNLGEMDVDAAKGFKLVNAATGVTVYTGTLTNRRDTGYQTSPMPYQKVYEADFTSYKTPGEYQVVVPGMGASLPFVINEGVAMAFARAYELGLYHQRCGGSNELPYTRFVHAACHTAAAEVPTSDPAYDFTWRVITSYSSGNSRQTAPVLTGPATQLYPFVRQGKVDVSGGHHDAGDYSKYTIDVALLAHNILFAADSIQGAGSLDNLGIPESGDGIGDILQEAKWEADYVAKLQDSDGGFYFIVYPKNREYEYDISPEKGDQQVVWPKNTSATAASVAVLAEFASSPAFKKAYPDLAASYLAKAKLGWQFLMNAIAKYGKDGAYQRITFYGDEFMHDDELAWAAAAMFVATGEAQYQQKLLEWFPNPADPNTLHWSWERLYQGWGAAIRTYAFAARSGRLAASQLNATYLAACEGQITAAAEEALKWTKGSAYGTVFPDNIRRTMQTGWYFSMESANAMAMAYQINPKQEYIDALVTNMNYETGANPVNVSFIAGLGVRRPTQMVSQFRNNNRWVLPPIGQPMSNVHSSFAWLPLYGSELTGVSFPADGSSGTSYPLQDRFSDIWNVTTEFVTLNQGRALIGAAFLAAQTSAKSTPWKPTASTVQIVSGSTPKVGQPVTLALNLNGLDVTGARITWEARDQLPDFGSTYTITPKSTGANWVDVEIMYPDGRRVFATGSFTAQ
- a CDS encoding polysaccharide biosynthesis/export family protein translates to MKLAPAPRLAGFAALAIAVLLSGCSTFSRRAKAPAPANFATFTPTAVSELPPLDPTLLQKPTTPYRLGPGDQLEIQVLGDVDTRSLTTVGPDGKIYFYMLPGIDVWGLTVPEARERIVSEFQRFVRDRQPVSVTLRVANSQRVWVLGRLNKPGVYPIAGPTTLLEAIAEAGGLSPRSAASSLAGPMPLAASRGTQGTDEAADLSRAFVIRQGQLLRVNFSRLLREGDLSQNIYLQPDDFVYLPTGASSTVHVLGAVLQPRAIESDSPLSLVRAVAEAGGTIKDAHLTHVAILRGSLSEPKVAIVDLRAVMLGQAPDIELAADDIVYVPYTPYRVLTRYVDMILTTFARTVGVNEGARAITSQAVPVGVNVPVGGL
- a CDS encoding PAS domain-containing sensor histidine kinase, whose product is MRNHSPSSSHESDAFLAAIITSSHDAIISTDTRGLITSWNPSAERLYGYPASEVIGRPISILYPPGREADAAESLRRALAGGSFQEQETLRRQQSGALVPVALTISPIRDAEGTIIGVSKMARDLRQQKRAEERFLVTLASIGDAVISTDLEGRVVFMNAVAEQLTGWPQGEAIGQPLENVFRIVNEFTRVTVDSPVRRVLREGNIVGLANHTVLVARNGREWPIDDSAAPIRSTDGELHGVVLIFRDVTARHEAEIQSQRLAAIVEGSDDAIIGKDLNSVVTFWNPAAERIFGYTAAEMEGQSITRIIPPERLDEERLILTRIRAGERVEHFETIRLRKDGRTFHASLTISPIRDREGTIVGASQIARDITAQKEAEFALRAAQAKLQSHAQELERIVAERTARLREMVGELESFSYSLSHDMRAPLRAIQGFSEIVLTEYGDQIPEGVDYLRRVVNAASRMDRLIQDVLAFARVSRQEIRLERVEIERLVREIIEERPGLQPPNAEVAVVTPMAPVKGDDASLVQCMANLLENAVKFVQPGTVPHVRVFTTAEDGRVRVSVQDNGIGIPPENQSRLFSVFTRLSGAQGYEGTGLGLAIVRKAAERMGGTVGVTSSPGAGSTFWVELPRADA